A genomic region of Blastocatellia bacterium contains the following coding sequences:
- a CDS encoding putative Ig domain-containing protein yields VAEARAAAQAAALAIALGGPLAYAAAIARASAAARAWASAQADCQAIAAAFASAQAAANASARALALAQAAASAGAYAAAVAQAAASAAASAAASAEASAMANASVRASVTALVDPSCKDNFCQQRQLSREVRIASDQSFTIAAPSELATLAQHGVIQFAWEGDVAPSGLTLDQRSGALSGDARALTHQSSPLTIIARDADGCELARYTLTVVVEGDNVSGK; encoded by the coding sequence GTCGCGGAAGCCCGCGCCGCAGCGCAAGCCGCTGCTTTAGCCATTGCTCTCGGCGGCCCGCTTGCTTACGCTGCCGCTATTGCCCGGGCATCGGCGGCCGCGCGCGCCTGGGCCTCGGCTCAAGCTGACTGTCAGGCGATCGCTGCAGCCTTCGCCAGTGCCCAGGCAGCGGCAAATGCCTCGGCTCGTGCACTGGCACTTGCCCAGGCAGCCGCCAGCGCTGGAGCGTATGCCGCTGCCGTCGCCCAGGCTGCCGCTTCCGCTGCGGCCAGTGCGGCGGCGAGCGCGGAAGCCTCCGCCATGGCCAATGCCTCTGTGCGTGCCTCCGTGACGGCTCTCGTTGATCCATCGTGCAAGGATAACTTTTGTCAGCAAAGACAGCTCTCCCGCGAAGTTCGCATCGCATCGGATCAGAGCTTCACCATCGCTGCGCCGAGCGAGCTGGCGACGCTGGCACAGCACGGCGTGATTCAGTTTGCCTGGGAAGGCGATGTTGCACCTTCGGGACTCACGCTCGATCAGCGTAGCGGAGCCCTTTCCGGAGATGCCCGAGCTCTCACTCATCAGTCCTCTCCGCTGACGATCATTGCCCGCGATGCT